The following proteins are encoded in a genomic region of Vanessa cardui chromosome W, ilVanCard2.1, whole genome shotgun sequence:
- the LOC124542426 gene encoding uncharacterized protein LOC124542426, whose translation MPRRTAPRSQSKSRSDAERMSLDTNSCLLLTTKLPVIRKIKCAFPLIRQVNHIVSEYGFRRFGLKSRRYELTKRLSASREKEVQQLLMHEELGDRKPSQFLRHLQHLAGPNIPEDFLKTIWTSRLPNSIQAVLAAQPTTPLATLAEVADRVNDIVPRTPVVASTSTSTQNTLDHMAKMISELTKQVQALTTHASRKPRPMSRGRDERKRSSSRSHSSYRKYPICWYHAKFGTTAKKCVKPCDYSAGNAPGSR comes from the exons ATGCCCCGGCGCACCGCGCCCCGAAGCCAGTCGAAATCACGCTCCGACGCCGAACGCATGTCGCTCGATACTAACTCTTGCTTAC TTTTAACAACGAAACTGCCGGTGATTCGAAAAATCAAGTGCGCGTTTCCACTGATCCGTCAAGTGAATCATATCGTGTCGGAGTACGGATTCCGCCGTTTTGGCCTCAAGAGCCGGCGTTATG AGCTAACAAAGAGATTGTCAGCCTCGCGTGAAAAAGAAGTACAACAATTGCTTATGCATGAAGAGCTAGGTGACCGCAAACCGTCACAATTCTTGCGACACCTGCAACACCTGGCAGGACCTAACATTCCTGAAGATTTTCTGAAGACCATTTGGACCAGTCGCTTACCCAATAGCATTCAAGCAGTCTTGGCAGCGCAACCAACTACACCTTTAGCAACACTAGCTGAAGTAGCAGACAGAGTGAATGATATTGTTCCCCGCACTCCAGTAGTTGCCAGtacttctacatcgactcaaaACACCCTGGATCACATGGCGAAGATGATTTCGGAATTGACAAAGCAAGTACAAGCTTTAACGACCCATGCTTCGAGAAAACCACGACCAATGTCTAGAGGAAGAGACGAGCGCAAGCGTAGTTCCAGCAGATCGCATTCTTCATACAGAAAATACCCTATCTGCTGGTATCATGCGAAATTCGGGACAACGGCTAAGAAATGCGTCAAGCCCTGCGATTACAGCGCGGGAAACGCTCCGGGCAGTCGCTAA